The segment TAAGCCCTATATCTGAAATTGAGTTAATAACCAATTTTAACCCTGGTTGCAGTTTTGATGAAGCATATCTTAGGAGAAAAGAAATCATCAATGAAAACTTAGTTTACCCGATTATTTCACTGAAAGACCTTATTGATAGTAAAATTAAATCACAAAGACCAAAAGATTTATTAGATGTTTATGAGTTAAAAAGAATACATAGGATAGATTAAAATCTATGTTGAATTTCCTCAAGCAGACATAAACGAAGTGTTGTCTGTGCTTTTCTATCATCATTCGCTTTAAATGAAGGTACAGAAACCGTTGCTCTTATTTCTGCGTTAGACTTTCGAACGACAGCTCCATGCTAGTGGTATCAGCTTTATTCATAGAGCTTTTAACTTTAAAGGCATTCATATTTGCATCGCAGGAGTGGCAACCACTGAACTTTTATCTCATTTCCATTAAATAATACGGTAACATAATTTTCAAATTTTGAAATGATTTTTCATTATCATGAAATACGAAAATGGAACCATTTTTTGCCTGTTTGATTTTTGACTTGATTTTTTCCATAGGGTCTATATTCATTTTCCAATCTTCGGTCAAGATATCCCACAGCATTATTTTTATACCTTTTTTCTTTAGATATTGAAATATGTACCAGGTCATTTTCCCATAAGGAGGGCGATAAATTTTGGACTTAAAAATTGCTTCACATTTTTCAAAATCCTGCACAAATTCATGATTATTCTGACGCCACACATTTGTATGTGAATAGGAATGATAGCCCACTTGATGTCCTCTTTTTAATATTTCATTAAAAAAGTCAGGATAGGCTTCGATATTTTTTCCTATACAGAAAAATATAGCTTTTGTGTTATAGGTATCCAGCAAATCTAATATCCATAAGGTATTCGGACTAGGTCCGTCATCTATCGTGAGGTGCCAAGTTTCAGACCCAGTGTAGAAAAATTGAAGCTGGCTAAACCATTTTTGAATCCAAGAATAAACAATTCTCACACCAAGGTCTTTTTCATTTTCAAGTGAGGAATACCCACCTCATCAAATTCATCAGAATAAATCTCGAAGTTTAGTTTTTCATAAAAAGGAATCGCATTTTTCCTAGCATGACAGTATATTTCTTTTATTCCATGTTTCCTCAGCTCTTCTTCGCAATGCATAAATAAATCTTTTCCTATTCCTCTGCCTTGATAGGTTTTGACTGTAGCCACTTGGCGCATTTTTGCTTTATCTCCTTCTATGATAAACTGACAAGAAGCCACAATTCGGTCTTGTAAAAAATAAGCATAAATCCACTCTTCCGCTTCATTTTTTATATCCAATTTCTGATATCGCATGCCGAGAGGCAATCGCAACTCGATTTCTCGCATACGAAGCAAAGCCCAATATTGAGGACTAGCATAAATTATTTTCGAGATACTCAAAGATTTCGTAAATTTGTAATAGACAAATGTACATATATTTTTTCTTGCCCTGATTAAACTCATTAGATGAAAAACTAAAAAGGATGCCTTCACTATAGCCAAATTTGCTAGTATAATTGAATATAATGTATAATTTTCTACATGTAATAAAACTGAAACGCATACTATCCGTGAGGTTCTGCGCAATTATTTTATTTATAATCTCTAATTATATTCTGCAAGCTCAATCACTATCGATGAGACTAAAGTTTGAGCAACATGTAGGAGAATATCCATTGATCATAGAGGCAGAGCCTGGTCATTTGAATCAATATTTAGAACGAAATAAACAAATTAAAATCGGCACATCTATAGGCAACTATTTTACCATATACGTACCGAAAGAAAATATCCATGACTTATACAAACAAACCTGGATAAGACGAATAGAAGACGGATTGATTGAAATGAGACCCTTGTTGGATTCTGCCAGAATTCTCAATAACATAGATTCCGTGCACTCTGGAATAGCGCCACTGACTGCAAATTACAAAGGTAGAAATGTTTTGGTAGGGATTATAGATTTCGGATTGGAGTGGAGGCATTTAGATTTTAAAAACGCCCCCAATGATAGCAGAATATTGGCTCTCTGGGATCAGAATAAAGATAGCATACCTCCTGTAGGATACAGCTATGGTCATCTGTGGACTAAAAATGCTATAGACTCAGGCTATTGCAGACATGTAGCTAATATCTCTACGAGTCATGGAACGAATGTAACTGGTATAGCTGTAGGCAATGGAAATTCTTACTCTCCCAATAGAGGAACTGCTCCTGAAGCAAAAATAGCCTTTGTATCCTTAAAAAATAATTCTGCGTGGTTAAGCAACATGATAGATGGTGTACATTATATCCTTAAACTTGCAGATAGCCTCAATTTACCTGCTGTAATTAATCTCAGTGTAGGAACATACGATGGTTCTCACGATGGTAGAGATGCCAGCACGC is part of the Chitinophagales bacterium genome and harbors:
- a CDS encoding polysaccharide deacetylase family protein → MRIVYSWIQKWFSQLQFFYTGSETWHLTIDDGPSPNTLWILDLLDTYNTKAIFFCIGKNIEAYPDFFNEILKRGHQVGYHSYSHTNVWRQNNHEFVQDFEKCEAIFKSKIYRPPYGKMTWYIFQYLKKKGIKIMLWDILTEDWKMNIDPMEKIKSKIKQAKNGSIFVFHDNEKSFQNLKIMLPYYLMEMR
- a CDS encoding GNAT family N-acetyltransferase, which translates into the protein MSLIRARKNICTFVYYKFTKSLSISKIIYASPQYWALLRMREIELRLPLGMRYQKLDIKNEAEEWIYAYFLQDRIVASCQFIIEGDKAKMRQVATVKTYQGRGIGKDLFMHCEEELRKHGIKEIYCHARKNAIPFYEKLNFEIYSDEFDEVGIPHLKMKKTLV